A segment of the Amia ocellicauda isolate fAmiCal2 chromosome 5, fAmiCal2.hap1, whole genome shotgun sequence genome:
TTCGGGTGCTGCTGGATCAAAGCTTCCAACGGCATGTGGAACCAAAGCCAGCCACAACCGATGAAACGAAAACCGCCAACTCACTCCCACGACCCATTTCCCCGTACACCCTTTTGCAGAGCAGAAGACAAGGCAATGGTTGAGGCAGTGAGTGATCCGTTGACTTCTGACCGGGAAAGCCACTGCTGGGCCTCTTAATGCCTGGATCACTTCTGTCCCCATTACGATTGGAGGAGACAGAATGGTTACTGGTAAACAGACCCAGGCATAAGCCCGCTCCTGGAGAATCCCAGTCACCTTCATTGACTGCCTGAATATGCGACTCCTGTTGTGTTCTGCTCTCTAGCATTTTGAAGAAATCTATGGAGCCTGCAAGACTGTGGTTCTCTAGGAACAGCCTCAGACCTGGGATCAAGTCTAACTGCAATTAGTAATTCATAGCAATGACTGATTAGGGTTCAGTCACAGCCCAATGACAACCTGGTCATGCCtaagatgatttttttttttaaattgacatgAGCCTTTACTGTTTTGTGACAATAACACTATGCAGCATACTGCTTTgcactcatgactggaaggtagtgggttcaaatcttgggtggggcagtgctgttgtacccttgagcaagctacttcacttagattgctccagtacaatacccagctgtataaatgggtacaagttgccctggataagagtgtctgctaaatggtGGCTTGTATCACAGCTGATGGATCTGTAAAGTTAAGTGCAATATCCCAGGGTTACAAAAAATTCTGGAATTTTAGCAAACTAAGGCCACAGATTAGATAATAGTCTCCTCTGCCAATCAAAGTTTTTGATCCaaacagcatttgtttttaGATTTAATCAAATCCTCCCTTTTTTGTGCAATGTAACACAGTGTAGATCAAGTTAATAACAGATGCTGGTTGGATGGAAATACAGCCCCTGGTGCTGGGAAGGGTGTTAAATCTGGGGAACACGGTCACAGCGTTAGGCTACAGAAGACTGGGAGAAACAGTGCAGTAAGCGTGTTAAGTTTTGTCTATGTggtaccatttaaaaaaaaaaaaaaaaaagttgctgcTTTTTGTAAATTGTTGTCCAAATGCTTATTACCAATCATGATGTACTGCAAGAGCACAACTACATGAAAACGCATAAACCCTTTTCCCTGTGCTACTTGTTGTCAGTCAAGTGATTTCAACATGCAAAAGGAATTTGCAGTTTAACCATGCTCAGCATCCTAGATGGTTAGTGACCAAAATTAAACCAAGCATTTTAATCTttagaattttaaaatgtaccttTCAATCACTGCCCACCatcaaaaatattttcaaactcATTTTGTTGGATCTAAGAGTGGTAAAATTAAAGATACCATGAGCTACTTTGCTGTTATGATCTCTTTTTCCATTCAGTTTAATGGAGGCTTTGTATAAGCACACACCCACTCAAACACACTGCACTGGTTTActacaaaatacacaaaattcAGCCAACAGCAGTTTATTTTTCCGATGATCTGGTTTCAGAAAGATTGAAGCAGACCAATGACACCTTTACAAACTTATAACATTTTTTTGGTTTGCCGTGGACAGATGCCAGTGTAATGAAATGGCAGCAGTCAAACAATTTCTTGGAGCTGCTGCAAGTGGACTACATAGAGCCACCAAAAGCCCTGGGAACATTCATGCCAGCCAGGAAGACAGGACCAAGGCACCAGTGTGCAACCGATCTAGTTGGTTTTACATCAATTCTTGTATGCAAGTATGGATGCAAGAATCTTAACCTCTGCCTATCGATACACCGAAACTGCAGATCTTGATTCGAGAAGCATGCTTAATCTCTTGCTTGCTGTGCAGTTAATGGAAGACACACATGGACAATTGCGACAATTTGAGTCCCCAGCCGCAAGCCAAGGCAGGTTTGATAGTGCTTTATTTGACCGGTCACTCATCTGTTAAGTTGTACATCAGTGGGGTGCTGTATTTGAAAACCCAATACGCACAAGGTTTACCTTCTAAACTGGCCAATACAGTATGTTCAACCCTTACCTATAACAAATGCAGTGTATTTGCCCTGGATTAAAAATGCACAAAGCAAAAATACACTGTTTTACACCCAGCCAACTAATTGTGTAGCCATGTATAATAATAGGCTAAAGATGTCAAGAAAAGGGCTTGAGTGACCAGACAAAGAAGCCCGTTTTGTTTTTGGCTGCAACGGGATATTAAGACATTAAAACAGGATTCTCCAgaagactgcctgggaataatGCATTCGCTGGTAAATTGTATAAAGCTcggaataaaagaaaaaacaattccATAGGAATTTTTATGTCATCCCCACCCCTCCCTCACTGTGTAACCCCTCTACACCTCTCAGATGAGAGGGTGGACTGTCTTACGGCTGCTGCACTGAGAGTTTCTGTAAAATCCTCTGTACCACCTCCTGCCCCCGGACTTTGGACATGGTGTCCTCGTACAGGACgttgacagacacacaggccgCCTCTCTCCGCAGCTCTGTCATCTGACACACCCCCACCACGCCCAGGACTCCCaccagtagcagcagcagcagcttcagCAGGAAGCCGAACACAGAGCGCCGGGCTTTGGGGGTGGAGCTTGTGACTACCGCATTGTCTGTTgaggggaaaagaaaagaaaaaagtatttggatATCAAGAAATAATTACTTTATAGTTATTTAGAGTActttaaattacaagtactttACTGCTTACCAATTTGCAGGGACGCGTCATTAGATAAACTGACATTTTACAGTCTTGCAACcactttacattttattttaagcagCCGATTTGTAAAAACATTAGGTTTACTGTACATCCTAGTTCTATATAATCAAAATCCTGCCagtttttcacacattttccaggattgtatttgtttttcattacttATTTTCCAGGTTAGACGGGATCCCTATAAACACTATTAGTTTAGACCGTAAATTCATGAAGCAGTGTGTTTACAGTAATCACTTTAAATGGTCTCGCCAGCCTTTCTGGCTTTAATCAACCAAGATGCATCATCTTTATGCCTTAGTCTAAgcttaatatatacattttatttttattttttttgcagatATGCAACTACGAATAACAGCTTTATTCTCAATGATGAGAGCGTTACCACTAACTCAGATTCATAAAGCAGagttattgtgtttgtttagcTGAAAACACtcgttaataaaaaaaaaaaaactactgaaGTGAAgggaataaataaaatctgaaaaacTGTACAAAGGGCACGGTTTAAAATATTATGGGGGATAGAGAGCAAttcatttgtttagttttttcattttttttctgtattgaataggAAAAAGGGCCCTTTGAATTCAAGGATTAAAGCCAATTAAAGTGGACTTGAATTTAACAGGTTAATCTTGAACTCAATTAAGAAATCAAAGTATGTACTGGTATGTAGTCCCATACCAGTAAActaactatatatttttgttctccTTGTTGTAGCTTTAATAACATTTAACCAGACCAACATTAAGGTCAAGTACTACAATGCCAAGCTTGACTGGGTCAGGGACACTTTCACACTAcaattacaatattattattagtagatgCTCTTATCCTTTTATTCTGCTCTACCTGGATCAGTGCCGACTGGCTAACCCACCTCATGAGCTGGGTTGCTCACGAAACAGGACCTCGTGTGCATGCTTTCCCAGACAGAAATCACCTAGGTTGCTCAACAGTGCGTCACTGGTTGGGTCACGGGCTTGTGTGCTCATGTGGAAAGGCGCTTCCAAAAGCAATCAGGCCATGTGGACTCACCCTGGGCCTGTCTGTCCACCTTGTCCTCCTTCTTCTGCTTCTCCTTGGAGGCCTTGGCCGCCCTCTGGGCATCATactctctcctcttcctctccttctcctccgCCTTCTCGCGTTTGCGCACCTCCCGTTCCCGGGCTTCCCTCACTCTCAGCTCAGCCTCCTTtttcctctccagctctgggaCGGAAAATagatcaaaataaacatttcctcTCCAGAGAAGTCTGGGGATCCCGTATTCACCAATTGAGAAAAACAACTGTTCCTTGTTCCCTTGAGGTATTAGTCTGTTAGTCAGTGAAGTGGCTGAGAATGGTTGGTCTTAAAACAAAAGAGCACACTTTATTTTCCCAAAGTATCTTTTTAAAAGGCAAGATATCCGTAAGTATCTTTAACAATACCAAAAATCTTTTAAGCTAAGGTCTTGCCTGTCATTATGGCAGGTATGTCAATGAAGCTACTGGGAGCTTGATTGAAACAAAAACTAGAAGAGGCTCACACCCTTCTTTGCAACACCTGCTTTAGAGCAACTCTCAGGCTGGCCACAGAGACAACTTGTTATTTCAGCCACAGGGGCCATGGGcacccacctctctctctctgcaggcgcCGCTCTCTCTGCCGGTCCAGATCCTCCTGAAGGGTCCTCATGTGCTGGAggacctgcacacacacaaacacaaagctcAGTCTGCTCAGTCACAGCTGCCAACAAAACAGTCTATGTATTCATGAtgctaaatacacaacacactgtagaacttgactattatttttaacagtttgAATATTGCATAAAGGTAATGAAGTAATGAGGCCCAATGGGAAGACATTTTCACCAGCTGCTTGGCTGTGATGCATTAATAGTCAAACCTGACATGGATTTGTGCAATGAACAACAGTGGTCTTAAATTCTCATCTCTATTTGATTGATGTTCTGTATAGGACAAATCACCATCTTATCTTGGGTGAAGGGTGACGATTGTAttatcaaaaacacaaaaacagttcTCTTACCCTTGTTGCGCACAGTTTACACTGTTTTTCATCCAGGCAGTCTCCTGCTACGTTGGCCAGGCTAGCCTCCAAAGGATTATCTTTCAGGTCGAGCCATTTCAAATTCTACAAGACAACAGGATTATCTCAAACAAACTGCTACTCCTACACACATCTCCACAGAAGTATAGCAAGTAAAATTGCACTGCATGGTGGGTAAGTCACACTATAACTCTATGCCTTCATTTAAAGACTCATGTGTCATTTCTAGACAGTGTGAGGTAATGATGTTCAATAAAACTGGATATGAAATGCAAAGGCATGTATTAACATATTTATGTTGATGAGTTTTGCCAAGCAGTTGCCCCCTCCCATGAAGTGCAGCTGCCTCCTTCTTGCCTACCTGCTACCCCAGCAATACATTTCTGGCACCTCTACTAGTCTGTACCCAAATGGggccaataaaataaaataaaagcttggAAGCTTCATAGTAGATTGTAATGTAATCCCGAGCATACTGCCTTATCCAATCTATAACAAaattaattgtttgtttatttgtttaaaatatatctgaAGTCTTTGGAGACAGGCAGCAGGTTCTTCCAAAATGGTTTTACAGAAAGCAGCACTTTGTGTCTGTCAGTTCTCTTCTTGACCACACTGACCTTGAGCTGTGCAAAGCTGACGGGCAGTGAGGTGAGCTTGTTGTTGTAGAGGTCCAGGTGCTGCAGGCTTATGAGTCGGCCCAGCTCTGGGGGCAACTGGACCAGCTGGTTCTTACTGAGATCCAGCTTAATCAGGTGGGTGAGGCCACAGAAATCGGACTGCAATGTACACCGAAAAACACATTCATCAGCAGTGGTTTCAGGGCCCTACCTTATTACATCATCTCTCCACAACACCTTCCAATGGGGTAAATATCAGATTTTCAACCTGAGTGTCTGAAACAGGCCCTGCAGAACTGTAAAGTGATGGGCTTGTGAATCCTCCCTTTTGTGCTTGGTgctgtgttttacatttgtgaTTTGTGCTCTGTAATAGCTACTTAATCATCAGACCTGTATTAGGAGACTCAGAATCTTCTTGCAagaaatcatacatttttagaAGACCTTTCATTTTCTGGCTGTACGGAAAACTGTCACATGCCTGTGCACGCTAAAGCCCTGTGTGCATACAGAGAGAAGCATGACCCTTGTAGCACAGAACCACAGACTCCAAACACAAGGCTTCAGATGACTTACAGGGAGAGAGGTGAGGTTATTACAAGAGAGGTCCAGGACAATCGCTTTTGGGAAGGCCGCCTGAAAAACACAATGAACAAGGGTCAGTCTTTAATATATACACGTTTGGGGTACTttaaatggttttgaaatatggTGACTGAAAACACAGTATAGACCCAGAGCCCACACCTATTTGGACCACGTCCTGTTTCGGTTGGACAGATTTTGTACCGCTCGTATTGGACTCACCAGCTCTTTCACAGGGACCTCCGTTAGGTTACAGAGGCTCAGGTCCATCTCGTTGCCATTGATCTTGTCTCGGAGATTCACGGCTTTCCCGGTGGCTTTACTCATTCTGTGTGAACAATAACGAAAATGGGACAGAGTGGAGAACAAACGTATAAGGTAACTATTTAAGCCGAGCTTTTGACTCGATCGCGGTATCTGGAAACTGCAGTCCAGGCGCATGACTGTACTGTATCGGAACTCCTTGGCGATTTCCCACCGTGATCGCGATTTATATAGACCTGTGTGATTGAAAAGACAATAAACCATATCTATAACTCACTTTTTGCTATCCGATCTGTGCATTTACGAAATGGAGTTGTCTTACACCAGGCATACGAATAAATGCTTATCTGCATGTacacaaaaaaaatgatttaaataaaagcatGCTGCTTGTGAAGTTCAGATTGCAGGCAACTGGTCTGCAAGCGTTGAACTGTGCAAATCAAGCAGTCTCACTCACCTGGCGGTGTGTGCAAATGAAGTCGAAGAAACCAAAAATAGCTGCAAAGTATTCCACAATCAAATACTGTGAGCAGTTGAATGGTCAAACGGCACAAACTGCAGAATTGGTTAAACGAGAAAGGCAAAGTGACTTGGACTCTGTTCTTCCTGCACTGGGACTGAAAATCCACGTCATTGAAAAGCCCAGCTGGCAAAAGCAGTCGTGACAGAAGGTTAACACTGACTGAAGACCCAACCAAACGAGAGGCGCCACCTGCTGCTCGGAGGACCAACGTACACCCATCTTCGACAAAAAGCAAACGTGCAATGATAACATACTTAGCAAGGTGCCACGTTGTATCATTTCATATTATCTATGCTATTTTCctatattgtgtttattttgtaactTGCATCAAAATAGTGATCTGCATACCACATCCAGGTACCTGAGctataaaacaatcaaacaaaacacaaatcattTTGCTTAGTGTGGAACTCATCTATAAACTGTATTTAATCAGGATATTTTACATTAAGGTAATTCAGTCGTTTTATTCTGCAATAGCAGTTGGACAGAAATGCACGCTGatcaaaaatgtgtgtgtgctgaatgaATTCCTGTCACTGTACacaacattttgtgtgtgtagtaAAACATTATATGATGCATACAATACTCGGTACAGTTCTGGACAAATTCTCATCACCAGTTAAATAACGCTTTGGAGAAATGCAGACCAATTCCTAGGCTAAAAGGCTGAAGACACAATTAGCTTAATCATTGTAGTGGCGATTCAGCGGAGATCTCCAGGGGAATACACCAGTCTGATTGCAGCTGTTACTGCATCCCACTCAACCTGCAGGATGCAGGAAAAGACATGGAAACTCAGTTAAAGGGAAACCCAATTCTGTTAATTTCACACAAATTGATAGCACAGGCCTTTAATTGCCATACTAGTAAACACAGCAACCATTTAGAAGTTTGAGCAGAAATACTGTGATCATCTGACTCCGATGTGCTTATGCTTTTCTCTTATTGTGAACTGCTTAAATTCTTTGATTCTTTGAACAATTGTGACTATTTGGTTGGTTTCATTCTGATGCTCACACAGATTTATCATGTGGATTTCAACAACGAACTAGAGCAAAGTGCCTTAAAGCTCTTTTGAgcaatatttaataaaacaaaaacactaaaacTAGCTGACACAGAGATCCATGCAGACAAGGACTAGGAAAGCCAGACCAAAGACTACTAGAAGTGGTAATATTGACTGCTCAGCAGACCTTTAACAGCAGCATAAAGGGAATTCACAAATATGTATTCAGTATTGGGATGTTGCATTATTCTTCTCACACTGCTCTAGTCTGAACATCAGCAGAAGGTAAGTCTTTGTATCTGATCTCAGTGCTGTCTTTGAAGAAGAATAAATTAAGTGGCCATGCAATCTGATGGATAAAACCTGGATTTGCAGAATTTGTTGAGCACAGAAACACTGGTCAAAGTCCACAACCTACAAATATGAACCAGAGCCTGgttgaaaagtgaaaaataaaatgtgtaacttttcattatttattaatttaatgatttaatttattacattacATACGCATTTGGCTGAAGCCTTTCTCCTCGACAACTTGCAAGTGCTCAAACACATGGTCATGTTacataaatgtaataaactacATGTGGTAGCTGTTTCGAGACACATTAATAACACAGTGCACACATTACATGTACAATACAGGAATAGAACAGCCACATATTATATAGTTAAATCGTAACTGCAGAGGAGAGGTACAGAGAGTGGGGGATTTAGATGGGTGCTTTTGCGAGTCACTTAGCATCCAGGGTAGCAGAACAGGATGACAGAGCAGAAGGAGGGAGgaacagggagagacagacaacCGACCAAAGCTTGTGAGCAGAATGAGGAGTGGACGAGTGTGTTGAGCAAGTATTGGAAGTGCACGTTCCTTGTGACCATCTGCAGAGCTTAGGCCGTCCACTCAAAGTACATATAGACCAGAAACACCACCACGGAGAGGAGATGGCAGCAGATGAAGGCTGTGTTAATGTGTTTGGTCACTCTCCCCCAGTAAGcagactctctctccctctctctcggtctctctccCAGGAGCCTGTGTAGGCTCCGCAGCTCCAACAAGAGGATCTccaacccccctcccccgtCTCCGAAGACACCACGCTCAGTCCCTTCGTTATCTCGGGGTCGTGTCATGCCATGTCAAGGAGTTCAGCCCTTAAATGTTCCTTAGATTTATAGCTGTTATGCAAAGCAGTTAAAATCATTGAAGTTGATATGCCAATGAATGGAAAGGGTGCTATGTTTCAATTATAAGTTGTTCAATACTTTTTCATTCATTTGTATTTGGTTCCTTTGATCCACTTTATGGTATTggagtttgttttaaatgcattgcattTCCTTCTTCGTCTGCTTATGTCTGTGAgttttctgctaagaaataaacaatattattattatgattattaataataatcataacaatcaCAACATGTTGTATAGTCTTTAGAAATTGCAGACTTAAAGGGGAGTTCCACTGAAAATCCGTATTTTTTCAGGTTATTCTATGAGTAGAAATATGTGAGATTTTCATgcccagctcattctatgtaccagaaattaGAGACAGAGAAATATGCTATGCGTCAGGCCTGCTCTCCGCACTTTCCCTGTTCACCACTTGAGGTCATTCTCATCACCAGAATAGTGATGGGCATTCCGGCTCTTTTCACTTCGGCTCAGCTCACCAAAAAGAGATGGCTCTTTTGGCTCCCAAACggctctttaaaaaatatatgttttgtattttttcaagtCAAACAGTTTGCAATAGTTTGACTATGATTGGTGTTATAACAATtctaattaaattattcaatGAAATCATACTCTACCTTaaccacaatgtatttaaaaatgcatttgtttgttatgaaaaataatgctattaaacatttgtatttaaagtataactttttaatgtatataaacaaagtgCATATAAATCTAACCATTCAAAACGAATCTGAACAGCATAATATAAAATTGCACCatatcaaagaaaaataaataacaatttgcaaaattgcagcatcccacaaattgaaataaatgtaaaaaagaagGATGCTGTTACACATGAGCATTTAAAGTataactttttaaatgtatataaacaaattgcatataaatgtaacaaTTCAAAACGAATACAATCTTATCTTTTCATTGGTTCACACTGCGTGTCTGATTGACAGGAACAACAGGTGAGGTTGTTAGTCTGAGCAGACACATTTAGGcctatattatttaatttattgtttcgTTATTTGAATTAGTTAattatattcatttaaaaattttgattattcatatattatttttttaattttaatgaataGATTCGGCTCTTCTGATATGCGAGCCGGCTCCCAACATTCTAGAGCCACTCATTCGCGAACGACCCGTCACTATACCTACTACGCATGTTTGACGACTGTGAACCAAATGGAGTTCCTCCATTATAAAAAGTCGGATCTGAGCTCGGATTGAGACCTGATCCGTTTAGTACAACACAACTGAGATCTGCAGCATTTTATGATCTGTGGTTATTTTCTTGAGCAAAACTTAGCTAACTTAGGGACATCATAACTAGCCAACATATTGATTTACGTTCTTGACTAGCCAtttcatacagtgcatccagaaagtattcacagcgcttcactttttccacattttgttatgttacagccttattccaaaatgaattaaattaattattttcctcaaaattctactaacaataccccataatgacaacgtgaaagaagtttgtttgaaatctttgcaaatttattaaaaattaaaaactaaaaaagcacatttacacaagtattcacagcctttgctcaatattttgttgaagcacctttggcaccaattacagcctcaagtctttttgagtatgatgctacaagcttggcacacctatttttgggcagtttctcccattcttctttgcaggacctctcaagctccatcaggttggatggggagcgttggtgcacagccattttcagatctctccagagatgttcaatcaggttcaagtctgggctctggctgggccactcaaggacattcacagagttgtcctgtagccactcctttgttatcttggctgtgcgcttagggtcgttgtcctgttggaagatgaaccttcgccccagtctgaggtccagagcgctctggagcaggttttcatcaaggatgtctctgtacattgctgcattcatctttccctcgatcctgactagtctcccagttcctgccgctgaaaaacatccccacagcatgatgctgccaccaccatgcttcactgtagggatggtattggccaggtgatgagcggtgcctggtttcctccagacatgatgcttgccattcaggccaaagagttcaatctttgtttcatcagaccagagaattttgtttctcatggtctgcgagtccttcaggtgccttttggcaaactccaggcgagccgtcatgtgccttttactgaggagtggcttccgtctggccactctacaatacaggcctgattggtggagtgctgcagagatggttgttcttctggaaggttctcctttctccacagagacatttttctgtacccttccccagatctgtgcctcgatacaatcctgtctcagaggtctacagacaattccttggatttcatggcttggtttgtgctccgacatgcactgttaactatggtaccttatatagacaggtgtgtgcctttccaaatcatgtccaatcaactgaatttaccacaggtgaactccaatcaagttgtagaaacatcttaaggatgatcagtggaaacaggccACCTAAGCTCAATTTTGAATTTCATGGCAAAGACTGTGAATACTtgtgtacatgtgtttttttttttttttttttttttaattacatttgcaaaaatttcaaacaaacttctttcatgttgttattatggggtattgtttgtataattatgaggaaaataattaatttaatcaattttggaataaggctgtaacataacaaaatgtggaaaaagtgaagcgctgtgaatactttctggatgcactgtatagcCATAATTAACAGACATTCTTCACTAGCCTTCATCTCAACTAGCAATCATATTGAATTGCTAACGTTAACGTTACCTTGTGTCGGGTCCGCTCTATGGACTAGATGCGTAGACTGGATGCTTTCttctgagatgctgaagcattGAGGTCGTGCTGTTGTGGTAGGCAAGTTCGGTTTTACAATAGACACACTGtacagttttctcttttttttcagcttaAAATGAACCCAAACTTTGGATACTTTCTGTTGTTTTCTCTGGCCTGTCTCTTTGCCTCGTTCCTCGCTAttatctctccctttctccattTTGCAATCCGCACCATCAAATCACGTCTACCTCACGTGTCCACAGTGTAAGCGCATTGTGCAACAGTAATAATCATCCGTGCGAAACAGACACTGAGCAGTACGGATTAAACAAAGCTTCGAGGCAAATAATTTGCATCGATGATTTATAGTAATCGAGTTACTCAAGTTTCTCGAGGAATCGTTTCAGCCCTAATAGCAGATCAGTCTTCCCAATTATTACCAATTCTGGTTATAAAAACCTTCCATCTGCAGTGGCTGCGCACCCCTCACCCCGTCCACTCAGTAGCGGGCCGGATGATGGCTCTGTGAAGCCCACAGACAGGCTGCCAACTCCACTGTCCTGCACACAGGCCCGTCAGTACCTCTCCAGGGCCCACAGAGAGAGAAGGGCGCTGTTGTAGCCTGCAGTGGAAGAAGCTCATAAAGGAGGGGGAGGCTGAGCATTCATCAATGGATCTGAAATCATTCCTCTATCAGGATAACTGACACACTTTTGTTGGTTTTCCTGTCATGCAAGCGTCTGAActtaaacacacaaaacaaagtgtCATGAAAGAAAGTGATGTCTCTGTTAAGATTGTTACTGGGGCCCGACAGATATATCAGGGGCACTGCTATTATCGGCCGATActggccttttacagaaattatgaggaaaataattaatttaatcaattttggaataaggctgtaacataacaaaatgtggaaaaagtgaagcgctgtgaatactttctggatgcactgtatagcCATAATTAACAGACATTCTTCACTAGCCTTCATCTCAACTAGCAATCATATTGAATTGCTAACGTTAACGTTACCTTGTGTCGGGTCCGCTCTATGGACTAGATGCGTAGACTGGATGCTTTCttctgagatgctgaagcattGAGGTCGTGCTGTTGTGGTAGGCAAGTTCGGTTTTACAATAGACACACTGtacagttttctcttttttttcagcttaAAATGAACCCAAACTTTGGATACTTTCTGTTGTTTTCTCTGGCCTGTCTCTTTGCCTCGTTCCTCGCTAttatctctccctttctccattTTGCAATCCGCACCATCAAATCACGTCTACCTCACGTGTCCACAGTGTAAGCGCATTGTGCAACAGTAATAATCATCCGTGCGAAACAGACACTGAGCAGTACGGATTAAACAAAGCTTCGAGGCAAATAATTTGCATCGATGATTTATAGTAATCGAGTTACTCAAGTTTCTCGAGGAATCGTTTCAGCCCTAATAGCAGATCAGTCTTCCCAATTATTACCAATTCTGGTTATAAAAACCTTCCATCTGCAGTGGCTGCGCACCCCTCACCCCGTCCACTCAGTAGCGGGCCGGATGATGGCTCTGTGAAGCCCACAGACAGGCTGCCAACTCCACTGTCCTGCACACAGGCCCGTCAGTACCTCTCCAGGGCCCACAGAGAGAGAAGGGCGCTGTT
Coding sequences within it:
- the lrrc59 gene encoding leucine-rich repeat-containing protein 59, with amino-acid sequence MSKATGKAVNLRDKINGNEMDLSLCNLTEVPVKELAAFPKAIVLDLSCNNLTSLPSDFCGLTHLIKLDLSKNQLVQLPPELGRLISLQHLDLYNNKLTSLPVSFAQLKNLKWLDLKDNPLEASLANVAGDCLDEKQCKLCATRVLQHMRTLQEDLDRQRERRLQRERELERKKEAELRVREAREREVRKREKAEEKERKRREYDAQRAAKASKEKQKKEDKVDRQAQDNAVVTSSTPKARRSVFGFLLKLLLLLLVGVLGVVGVCQMTELRREAACVSVNVLYEDTMSKVRGQEVVQRILQKLSVQQP